A stretch of the Neodiprion lecontei isolate iyNeoLeco1 chromosome 4, iyNeoLeco1.1, whole genome shotgun sequence genome encodes the following:
- the LOC107224577 gene encoding phenylalanine--tRNA ligase beta subunit isoform X3: protein MTDVHSSDDEFQSLCFKFGLELDEVTTEKQMIAKEQGSDHGADASDEIIYRIDIPANRYDLLCLEGLVSGILVFLEKNPPPRYTALLPKSNLHQIIVTRSTQRIRCYVVGAILRDITINQDSYKSLIDLQDKLHQNICRKRSLVAIGTHDLDTIQGPFTYDAKPPKNISFKPLNQQKVYTGEQIMDLYANHAQLKQYLPIIKDSPVYPIIYDSNGVVLSLPPIINGDHSKITLNTKNVLIECTATDLTKANIVLDTLICMFSQYCKEKYTAEKVEVIYPDRTRFQYPNLSYRNEEISPEKATGYIGIRETPNNVAQLLSKMCLKTKVEDDRLIVEIPPTRHDVIHPCDIYEDIAIAYGYNNIVKTLPKGLTIAEQFPLNKLSDQLREEVAHAGFTEALTFSLCSREDISEKLRLGIKDVPAVHISNPKTLEFQVARTTLLPGLLKTLAANKKMPLPQKLFEISDVVLRDCTAEVGARNERRICAINCNKFAGFEIIHGLLDRIMQLLEVPWSTAKDSNGYYLRAADDPTYFPQRCAEIVVFGEVIGKMGVIHPTVISNFDLSLPCSAMEINIEPML from the exons ATGACTGATGTGCATTCGT CTGACGATGAATTTCAATCGTTATGTTTCAAATTTGGTCTTGAACTGGACGAAGTG ACTACGGAAAAGCAAATGATAGCGAAAGAACAAGGCTCCGATCATGGTGCAGATGCTTCGGATGAAATTATCTACAGAATTGATATTCCAGCAAACCGATATGACCTCCTATGCCTTGAGGGTCTAGTCAGCGGAATTCTTGTATTTTTAGAGAA AAATCCACCCCCTCGATATACAGCACTTCTACCTAAAAGCAATTTACATCAAATTATCGTTACTCGAAGT ACTCAAAGAATACGATGTTACGTTGTAGGAGCCATATTAAGAGATATAACGATAAACCAAGATTCCTACAAAAGCCTTATCGATTTACAAGATAAGCTCCATCAAAACATTTGTCGCAAACGCAGCCTTGTGGCAATAGGAACTCACGACTTGGACACAATTCAGGGTCCTTTCACTTATGATGCTAAACCtccgaaaaatatttctttcaaacCGCTGAATCAACAAAAAGTATACACAGGAGAGCAGATCATGGATTTGTATGCT AACCACGCACAGCTCAAGCAATATTTACCAATCATAAAGGACAGTCCTGTGTATCCGATTATTTATGATAGCAATGGTGTGGTATTATCATTGCCGCCGATAATCAATGGAGATCATTCTAAGATTACTCTAAACACTAAAAATGTTCTCATTGAATGTACAGCTACGGATCTTACTAAG GCAAATATAGTCCTGGATACACTGATATGTATGTTTAGTCAGTActgcaaagaaaaatatacagcTGAAAAGGTGGAGGTGATATATCCCGATAGGACGAGATTCCAATACCCTAATCTCAGTTATCGAAATGAAGAAATCAGTCCAGAAAAAGCCACTGGCTATATCGGTATTAG AGAAACGCCAAACAACGTTGCACAGCTTCTTTCTAAAATGTGTTTGAAAACCAAAGTTGAAGACGACAGGTTAATAGTTGAAATACCTCCCACAAGGCATGATGTCATACATCCTTGCGATATCTACGAGGATATAGCTATTGCCTACGGCTACAACAACATAGTAAAAACATTACCCAAAGGGTTGACAATCGCAGAACAG TTTCCACTAAACAAGTTATCTGATCAACTGAGAGAAGAAGTTGCTCATGCTGGATTTACAGAAGCTTTGACATTTTCCTTG TGTTCTCGAGAGGATATATCTGAGAAATTGAGACTTGGCATCAAGGATGTACCAGCGGTCCATATCTCTAATCCAAAGACACTAGAATTTCAA GTAGCTAGGACCACATTACTACCGGGACTTCTGAAGACTTTGGCTGCTAACAAAAAGATGCCGTTACCCCAAAAGTTATTTGAAATATCCGATGTAGTACTGCGTGATTGTACAGCGGAAGTTGGAGCCCGTAATGAAAGACGAATTTGTGCAATCAATTGTAATAAGTTTGCAGGCTTCGAGATAATTCATGGTCTTTTAGACAGAATTATGCAGTTACTTGAAGTTCCATGGAGTACAGCTAAAGATTCCAATGGTTACTACTTGCGTGCTGCCGACG ATCCAACTTATTTTCCACAACGTTGTGCAGAAATTGTGGTTTTTGGTGAGGTGATAGGTAAGATGGGAGTGATTCATCCGACAgtaatttcgaattttgacCTTAGCCTGCCTTGTTCGGCGATGGAGATTAACATCGAACCCATGTTGTAA
- the LOC107224577 gene encoding phenylalanine--tRNA ligase beta subunit isoform X4, with protein sequence MIAKEQGSDHGADASDEIIYRIDIPANRYDLLCLEGLVSGILVFLEKNPPPRYTALLPKSNLHQIIVTRSTQRIRCYVVGAILRDITINQDSYKSLIDLQDKLHQNICRKRSLVAIGTHDLDTIQGPFTYDAKPPKNISFKPLNQQKVYTGEQIMDLYANHAQLKQYLPIIKDSPVYPIIYDSNGVVLSLPPIINGDHSKITLNTKNVLIECTATDLTKANIVLDTLICMFSQYCKEKYTAEKVEVIYPDRTRFQYPNLSYRNEEISPEKATGYIGIRETPNNVAQLLSKMCLKTKVEDDRLIVEIPPTRHDVIHPCDIYEDIAIAYGYNNIVKTLPKGLTIAEQFPLNKLSDQLREEVAHAGFTEALTFSLCSREDISEKLRLGIKDVPAVHISNPKTLEFQVARTTLLPGLLKTLAANKKMPLPQKLFEISDVVLRDCTAEVGARNERRICAINCNKFAGFEIIHGLLDRIMQLLEVPWSTAKDSNGYYLRAADDPTYFPQRCAEIVVFGEVIGKMGVIHPTVISNFDLSLPCSAMEINIEPML encoded by the exons ATGATAGCGAAAGAACAAGGCTCCGATCATGGTGCAGATGCTTCGGATGAAATTATCTACAGAATTGATATTCCAGCAAACCGATATGACCTCCTATGCCTTGAGGGTCTAGTCAGCGGAATTCTTGTATTTTTAGAGAA AAATCCACCCCCTCGATATACAGCACTTCTACCTAAAAGCAATTTACATCAAATTATCGTTACTCGAAGT ACTCAAAGAATACGATGTTACGTTGTAGGAGCCATATTAAGAGATATAACGATAAACCAAGATTCCTACAAAAGCCTTATCGATTTACAAGATAAGCTCCATCAAAACATTTGTCGCAAACGCAGCCTTGTGGCAATAGGAACTCACGACTTGGACACAATTCAGGGTCCTTTCACTTATGATGCTAAACCtccgaaaaatatttctttcaaacCGCTGAATCAACAAAAAGTATACACAGGAGAGCAGATCATGGATTTGTATGCT AACCACGCACAGCTCAAGCAATATTTACCAATCATAAAGGACAGTCCTGTGTATCCGATTATTTATGATAGCAATGGTGTGGTATTATCATTGCCGCCGATAATCAATGGAGATCATTCTAAGATTACTCTAAACACTAAAAATGTTCTCATTGAATGTACAGCTACGGATCTTACTAAG GCAAATATAGTCCTGGATACACTGATATGTATGTTTAGTCAGTActgcaaagaaaaatatacagcTGAAAAGGTGGAGGTGATATATCCCGATAGGACGAGATTCCAATACCCTAATCTCAGTTATCGAAATGAAGAAATCAGTCCAGAAAAAGCCACTGGCTATATCGGTATTAG AGAAACGCCAAACAACGTTGCACAGCTTCTTTCTAAAATGTGTTTGAAAACCAAAGTTGAAGACGACAGGTTAATAGTTGAAATACCTCCCACAAGGCATGATGTCATACATCCTTGCGATATCTACGAGGATATAGCTATTGCCTACGGCTACAACAACATAGTAAAAACATTACCCAAAGGGTTGACAATCGCAGAACAG TTTCCACTAAACAAGTTATCTGATCAACTGAGAGAAGAAGTTGCTCATGCTGGATTTACAGAAGCTTTGACATTTTCCTTG TGTTCTCGAGAGGATATATCTGAGAAATTGAGACTTGGCATCAAGGATGTACCAGCGGTCCATATCTCTAATCCAAAGACACTAGAATTTCAA GTAGCTAGGACCACATTACTACCGGGACTTCTGAAGACTTTGGCTGCTAACAAAAAGATGCCGTTACCCCAAAAGTTATTTGAAATATCCGATGTAGTACTGCGTGATTGTACAGCGGAAGTTGGAGCCCGTAATGAAAGACGAATTTGTGCAATCAATTGTAATAAGTTTGCAGGCTTCGAGATAATTCATGGTCTTTTAGACAGAATTATGCAGTTACTTGAAGTTCCATGGAGTACAGCTAAAGATTCCAATGGTTACTACTTGCGTGCTGCCGACG ATCCAACTTATTTTCCACAACGTTGTGCAGAAATTGTGGTTTTTGGTGAGGTGATAGGTAAGATGGGAGTGATTCATCCGACAgtaatttcgaattttgacCTTAGCCTGCCTTGTTCGGCGATGGAGATTAACATCGAACCCATGTTGTAA
- the LOC107224577 gene encoding phenylalanine--tRNA ligase beta subunit isoform X1 — translation MPTISVKRDLLFKALGSTYTDDEFQSLCFKFGLELDEVTTEKQMIAKEQGSDHGADASDEIIYRIDIPANRYDLLCLEGLVSGILVFLEKNPPPRYTALLPKSNLHQIIVTRSTQRIRCYVVGAILRDITINQDSYKSLIDLQDKLHQNICRKRSLVAIGTHDLDTIQGPFTYDAKPPKNISFKPLNQQKVYTGEQIMDLYANHAQLKQYLPIIKDSPVYPIIYDSNGVVLSLPPIINGDHSKITLNTKNVLIECTATDLTKANIVLDTLICMFSQYCKEKYTAEKVEVIYPDRTRFQYPNLSYRNEEISPEKATGYIGIRETPNNVAQLLSKMCLKTKVEDDRLIVEIPPTRHDVIHPCDIYEDIAIAYGYNNIVKTLPKGLTIAEQFPLNKLSDQLREEVAHAGFTEALTFSLCSREDISEKLRLGIKDVPAVHISNPKTLEFQVARTTLLPGLLKTLAANKKMPLPQKLFEISDVVLRDCTAEVGARNERRICAINCNKFAGFEIIHGLLDRIMQLLEVPWSTAKDSNGYYLRAADDPTYFPQRCAEIVVFGEVIGKMGVIHPTVISNFDLSLPCSAMEINIEPML, via the exons ATGCCTACTATTAGTGTGAAACGTGACTTGCTTTTCAAAGCATTAGGAAGTACTTACA CTGACGATGAATTTCAATCGTTATGTTTCAAATTTGGTCTTGAACTGGACGAAGTG ACTACGGAAAAGCAAATGATAGCGAAAGAACAAGGCTCCGATCATGGTGCAGATGCTTCGGATGAAATTATCTACAGAATTGATATTCCAGCAAACCGATATGACCTCCTATGCCTTGAGGGTCTAGTCAGCGGAATTCTTGTATTTTTAGAGAA AAATCCACCCCCTCGATATACAGCACTTCTACCTAAAAGCAATTTACATCAAATTATCGTTACTCGAAGT ACTCAAAGAATACGATGTTACGTTGTAGGAGCCATATTAAGAGATATAACGATAAACCAAGATTCCTACAAAAGCCTTATCGATTTACAAGATAAGCTCCATCAAAACATTTGTCGCAAACGCAGCCTTGTGGCAATAGGAACTCACGACTTGGACACAATTCAGGGTCCTTTCACTTATGATGCTAAACCtccgaaaaatatttctttcaaacCGCTGAATCAACAAAAAGTATACACAGGAGAGCAGATCATGGATTTGTATGCT AACCACGCACAGCTCAAGCAATATTTACCAATCATAAAGGACAGTCCTGTGTATCCGATTATTTATGATAGCAATGGTGTGGTATTATCATTGCCGCCGATAATCAATGGAGATCATTCTAAGATTACTCTAAACACTAAAAATGTTCTCATTGAATGTACAGCTACGGATCTTACTAAG GCAAATATAGTCCTGGATACACTGATATGTATGTTTAGTCAGTActgcaaagaaaaatatacagcTGAAAAGGTGGAGGTGATATATCCCGATAGGACGAGATTCCAATACCCTAATCTCAGTTATCGAAATGAAGAAATCAGTCCAGAAAAAGCCACTGGCTATATCGGTATTAG AGAAACGCCAAACAACGTTGCACAGCTTCTTTCTAAAATGTGTTTGAAAACCAAAGTTGAAGACGACAGGTTAATAGTTGAAATACCTCCCACAAGGCATGATGTCATACATCCTTGCGATATCTACGAGGATATAGCTATTGCCTACGGCTACAACAACATAGTAAAAACATTACCCAAAGGGTTGACAATCGCAGAACAG TTTCCACTAAACAAGTTATCTGATCAACTGAGAGAAGAAGTTGCTCATGCTGGATTTACAGAAGCTTTGACATTTTCCTTG TGTTCTCGAGAGGATATATCTGAGAAATTGAGACTTGGCATCAAGGATGTACCAGCGGTCCATATCTCTAATCCAAAGACACTAGAATTTCAA GTAGCTAGGACCACATTACTACCGGGACTTCTGAAGACTTTGGCTGCTAACAAAAAGATGCCGTTACCCCAAAAGTTATTTGAAATATCCGATGTAGTACTGCGTGATTGTACAGCGGAAGTTGGAGCCCGTAATGAAAGACGAATTTGTGCAATCAATTGTAATAAGTTTGCAGGCTTCGAGATAATTCATGGTCTTTTAGACAGAATTATGCAGTTACTTGAAGTTCCATGGAGTACAGCTAAAGATTCCAATGGTTACTACTTGCGTGCTGCCGACG ATCCAACTTATTTTCCACAACGTTGTGCAGAAATTGTGGTTTTTGGTGAGGTGATAGGTAAGATGGGAGTGATTCATCCGACAgtaatttcgaattttgacCTTAGCCTGCCTTGTTCGGCGATGGAGATTAACATCGAACCCATGTTGTAA
- the LOC107224577 gene encoding phenylalanine--tRNA ligase beta subunit isoform X2: MCIRVRPHFSLYADDEFQSLCFKFGLELDEVTTEKQMIAKEQGSDHGADASDEIIYRIDIPANRYDLLCLEGLVSGILVFLEKNPPPRYTALLPKSNLHQIIVTRSTQRIRCYVVGAILRDITINQDSYKSLIDLQDKLHQNICRKRSLVAIGTHDLDTIQGPFTYDAKPPKNISFKPLNQQKVYTGEQIMDLYANHAQLKQYLPIIKDSPVYPIIYDSNGVVLSLPPIINGDHSKITLNTKNVLIECTATDLTKANIVLDTLICMFSQYCKEKYTAEKVEVIYPDRTRFQYPNLSYRNEEISPEKATGYIGIRETPNNVAQLLSKMCLKTKVEDDRLIVEIPPTRHDVIHPCDIYEDIAIAYGYNNIVKTLPKGLTIAEQFPLNKLSDQLREEVAHAGFTEALTFSLCSREDISEKLRLGIKDVPAVHISNPKTLEFQVARTTLLPGLLKTLAANKKMPLPQKLFEISDVVLRDCTAEVGARNERRICAINCNKFAGFEIIHGLLDRIMQLLEVPWSTAKDSNGYYLRAADDPTYFPQRCAEIVVFGEVIGKMGVIHPTVISNFDLSLPCSAMEINIEPML; this comes from the exons ATGTGCATTCGTGTACGTCCTCATTTCAGCTTATACG CTGACGATGAATTTCAATCGTTATGTTTCAAATTTGGTCTTGAACTGGACGAAGTG ACTACGGAAAAGCAAATGATAGCGAAAGAACAAGGCTCCGATCATGGTGCAGATGCTTCGGATGAAATTATCTACAGAATTGATATTCCAGCAAACCGATATGACCTCCTATGCCTTGAGGGTCTAGTCAGCGGAATTCTTGTATTTTTAGAGAA AAATCCACCCCCTCGATATACAGCACTTCTACCTAAAAGCAATTTACATCAAATTATCGTTACTCGAAGT ACTCAAAGAATACGATGTTACGTTGTAGGAGCCATATTAAGAGATATAACGATAAACCAAGATTCCTACAAAAGCCTTATCGATTTACAAGATAAGCTCCATCAAAACATTTGTCGCAAACGCAGCCTTGTGGCAATAGGAACTCACGACTTGGACACAATTCAGGGTCCTTTCACTTATGATGCTAAACCtccgaaaaatatttctttcaaacCGCTGAATCAACAAAAAGTATACACAGGAGAGCAGATCATGGATTTGTATGCT AACCACGCACAGCTCAAGCAATATTTACCAATCATAAAGGACAGTCCTGTGTATCCGATTATTTATGATAGCAATGGTGTGGTATTATCATTGCCGCCGATAATCAATGGAGATCATTCTAAGATTACTCTAAACACTAAAAATGTTCTCATTGAATGTACAGCTACGGATCTTACTAAG GCAAATATAGTCCTGGATACACTGATATGTATGTTTAGTCAGTActgcaaagaaaaatatacagcTGAAAAGGTGGAGGTGATATATCCCGATAGGACGAGATTCCAATACCCTAATCTCAGTTATCGAAATGAAGAAATCAGTCCAGAAAAAGCCACTGGCTATATCGGTATTAG AGAAACGCCAAACAACGTTGCACAGCTTCTTTCTAAAATGTGTTTGAAAACCAAAGTTGAAGACGACAGGTTAATAGTTGAAATACCTCCCACAAGGCATGATGTCATACATCCTTGCGATATCTACGAGGATATAGCTATTGCCTACGGCTACAACAACATAGTAAAAACATTACCCAAAGGGTTGACAATCGCAGAACAG TTTCCACTAAACAAGTTATCTGATCAACTGAGAGAAGAAGTTGCTCATGCTGGATTTACAGAAGCTTTGACATTTTCCTTG TGTTCTCGAGAGGATATATCTGAGAAATTGAGACTTGGCATCAAGGATGTACCAGCGGTCCATATCTCTAATCCAAAGACACTAGAATTTCAA GTAGCTAGGACCACATTACTACCGGGACTTCTGAAGACTTTGGCTGCTAACAAAAAGATGCCGTTACCCCAAAAGTTATTTGAAATATCCGATGTAGTACTGCGTGATTGTACAGCGGAAGTTGGAGCCCGTAATGAAAGACGAATTTGTGCAATCAATTGTAATAAGTTTGCAGGCTTCGAGATAATTCATGGTCTTTTAGACAGAATTATGCAGTTACTTGAAGTTCCATGGAGTACAGCTAAAGATTCCAATGGTTACTACTTGCGTGCTGCCGACG ATCCAACTTATTTTCCACAACGTTGTGCAGAAATTGTGGTTTTTGGTGAGGTGATAGGTAAGATGGGAGTGATTCATCCGACAgtaatttcgaattttgacCTTAGCCTGCCTTGTTCGGCGATGGAGATTAACATCGAACCCATGTTGTAA
- the LOC107227515 gene encoding uncharacterized protein C630.12 — translation MIRRSRLKNKIGAIVLIIGLTVAYNEFIAYEIQRLHWAFHKCTDCTRILLVADPQILGIKNENYPGASVAIWDSDSYLRKTFARALAHSQPHVIAFLGDLMDEGHIASGEYFEKYKRRFDSIFQTPDDVMKIYLPGDNDVGGEEDTVSAHISDRFEFTYSQPDTLSYKSVNFFKVNRLTHSVPGAPSDAFLNDYSERNTTNVVLSHMPLLFSPGSFVQSVVKELSPQLIFSAHDHKAMHTSLDMATNQLSDIWILPPHENRLFHLRLDMGDIHEVQIPTCSYRMGTPYIGYGLASVDTHEKLVQFTILWQPNRFVQILVYNLVGLILIIFSFYFAAVWAYRVLSGYVTYTKVPNMRT, via the exons ATGATCAGAAGGAGCAG gttgaaaaataaaatcggtGCGATTGTATTAATTATTGGGCTGACTGTGGCCTATAATGAATTCATTGcttatgaaattcaaagaCTGCATTGGGCCTTCCATAAGTGCACAGATTGTACAAGGATCTTACTTGTTGCCGATCCACAAATTTTGGGAATCAAAAATGAGAATTATCCCGGTGCATCAGTGGCAATTTGGGATAGTGACAG TTACTTGCGGAAAACATTTGCAAGAGCTCTCGCGCATTCACAACCTCATGTGATTGCTTTCCTGGGTGATTTAATGGACGAGGGTCATATCGCATCTGGAGaatatttcgaaaagtatAAACGGAGGTTTGATTCTATATTTCAAACGCCAGATGATGTGATG aaaatttatttacctgGAGACAACGATGTCGGTGGCGAAGAGGATACCGTATCTGCACATATTTCTGACAGATTTGAATTTACATATAGTCAACCTGATACTTTAAGTTACAAaagcgtgaatttttttaag GTAAACAGACTGACCCATTCTGTTCCTGGAGCACCCAGCGACGCATTTTTGAATGATTATTCAGAAAGGAATACTACGAATGTGGTGCTGAGCCACATGCCATTGCTGTTCTCTCCTGGCAGTTTTGTTCAAAGT GTAGTCAAAGAGCTATCACCACAGTTGATTTTTTCTGCTCACGACCACAAGGCGATGCATACCAGCTTAGATATGGCGACAAACCAATTAAGTGATATTTGGATCTTACCTCCACATGAAAATCGGTTGTTTCATCTACGTCTTGATATGGGAGATATTCACGAGGTTCAAATACCGACTTGTTCGTACAGAATGGGAACCCCTTACATTGGTTACGGACTAGCTTCTGTTG ATACGCACGAGAAGTTAGTCCAATTTACAATACTTTGGCAGCCAAATCGGTTTGTGCAGATTTTAGTTTATAACTTGGTCGGATtgatattgattattttttcgttttactttGCTGCTGTTTGGGCTTACCGAGTTTTATCCGGCTATGTAACTTACACAAAAGTACCAAATATGCGGACATGA